Within the Streptomyces sp. NBC_00554 genome, the region GTCCGCGACCGTCATCCGGGCGAACACCCGTCGTCCTTCCGGTACTTGGGACACCCCTGCGGCCACCACCCGGTCCGGGGCCAGCCGGTCGAGCGGGCGTCCGCCGAGGGCGACCGTGCCGCCGGTCACCGCTCCCCCGTGGAAGGAGAGCGTCCGGCACACCGCCCGCAGCAGCGTCGACTTGCCCGCGCCGTTGCTGCCGAGGACGGCGACCACGGCTCCCTCGGGCACCTCCAGAGAGACCTGACGCAGTGCGCGTACGGGTCCGTATCCGACCGACAGGTCCCGTACGAGCAGAACGGAACCGCCCATGGCACCTCCACCTCCCGCTGTCCTCGCTCGGTGTGGCGCTCACCTCAGCACCGGTCCAGGCGCCCGTCCACGGGGCGCGGGCGAAACGCGGCGGGTGCCCAGAGGTCGCGCCCGGCCGTTGTGCACGCGCACAACACCGCGTGTCAGGGGCCTGTCCGGCGGGCCTCCCCGGTGACATCCTCCGGCCATGGGACGGCGCCGACCGCGGACCGGTCATGACTGGAAGCTGCTCGCGGAGTCCTGCGCGACTCTGCTGGAACGGCTGCCCGAGCTCGTCGACGAGCATCTGCGGCAGCTCACCGAGTACTCCCCCGTCTACGGACAGGTGCTGCCTTACGACGAGCAGTGGCGGGAGGCGGAGACCGCGATGCGCATCGGCATCGAGACGCTCTCCGCGCCGCGGGACTCGCCGCGCCGCGATCTGGAGTACGCCGAGGACGCGGGCCGCCGCCGTGCCCAGCAGGGGGTTCCGCTGGAGCTGCTCGTGCACGCCTACCGCTCCGCGGGCTATCTCGTGTGGGACGCGCTGATGGAGGGCGTGGCCGGGCGGGAGCCGGAGCGGCTCGCGATGCTCATGCGCTCGGCGACCATGGTGTGGTCCGCGGTGGACGCGCAGGCCGCGACCGCCACGGAGGCCTACCGGGCCACCGAGATGGAGCTGCGGCGGCGAACCGACGAGCAGTTGCAGGCCCTCCTCGACGCCCTGCTCGAAGGGCAGCAGACGCCTGGGCTCGCGGCTCGGGCCGCCGCCGGGCTCGATCTGCCGGAGCGTGGGCCGTACGCCGTGGTGGTACTGCGTGCCGAGCGCCATGACGGACGGGACGCGTGCCCTCGGCCCATGCTGGGTGCGGGGCTGCGTTTCATCTGGCGGATGCGGGCGGACTGCGAGGTGGGCGTGGTCGCCCTTGGGCCCGGGCAGGGGCTCGACGGGGTGGCCCGGCTCCTCGACGGGCGGTGTCAGGGGCCGGGCGGTATCAGTCCCGTGGTGGCCGGGCTCGCCGAGCTGGGGCGGGCCCGGCGGCTCGCCGAGCTGGCGCTGCGTACCTGTCCGCCGGACGCCACCGATGTCGTACGCCTCGACCAGCGGATGCCGACCGCGCTCGTCGTCAGCCAGCCCGAGCTGGCGGCCCGTCTTGTCTCGGACGTGTTCGGGGAGCTGCTGGAGCTCGAGCCCGGCGATCGGGCCGTCCTTCTCGAGACGCTCGACGTCTGGCTCTCCTGCGAGGGCTCCGCCGGGCGGGCCGCGGGGCGCCTGTACTGCCACCGCAACACGGTCTTCAACCGCCTACGCCGGCTCGAACAGCTGACGTCCCGGTCACTGGCCCGGCCTCGGGATCTGATCGAGATGACGTTGGCGTTGGATGCGTATCGGTTGTCGGGGGTGGGGCGGTGAGACGGTTTTTCGCCCCCTCCGCCCCTTCCCGTCCCGCACTTCCGGGCTACGCCCGGTTTCAGCCCGTCCGGCGTTTGAGGACGAGGCCGTTCAGGCCGAAAGCGGGGGTCTGGGGGCGGCAGCCCCCAGAAACGGGACGGGAAGGGGCGGAGGGGGCGAAAAACCCCACCCCCATCCCCCCACCCACCTCAGTTCAAGAAGTCCCGCCCGATGTTCTCCGCCACCTTCTCCAGGATCGGCCCCGCATCCGCGATGCACTTCGCGATGTCGGGCTCCACCTCGGTGAGGGGGTACGCGCGGCGGATGCCGGCCTTGCCGAGGGCCTCCGGGCGCA harbors:
- a CDS encoding helix-turn-helix domain-containing protein; this translates as MGRRRPRTGHDWKLLAESCATLLERLPELVDEHLRQLTEYSPVYGQVLPYDEQWREAETAMRIGIETLSAPRDSPRRDLEYAEDAGRRRAQQGVPLELLVHAYRSAGYLVWDALMEGVAGREPERLAMLMRSATMVWSAVDAQAATATEAYRATEMELRRRTDEQLQALLDALLEGQQTPGLAARAAAGLDLPERGPYAVVVLRAERHDGRDACPRPMLGAGLRFIWRMRADCEVGVVALGPGQGLDGVARLLDGRCQGPGGISPVVAGLAELGRARRLAELALRTCPPDATDVVRLDQRMPTALVVSQPELAARLVSDVFGELLELEPGDRAVLLETLDVWLSCEGSAGRAAGRLYCHRNTVFNRLRRLEQLTSRSLARPRDLIEMTLALDAYRLSGVGR